TACCAGGTATATAAGGCAGGCGCCAGCCCCATAGCGACAAGAATCTTCCAGGTCCCCACCACGTCACGGCCTTCAAGCTTGACCACGGAACCGGCAAGAGCTGCGCGCTGCTTTTTAACCGAGATAACTTTGGCGGTAACAAAGACTGGCCAGAAGAGAGCGACAGATGGCAGTGTTCCTACAGCAAGGGTGAGAAGCTCACCGACGCGATATAGCAGCGTGCAAAAGACTATCCACCACGGTCGATGCTTGACGTCGCCCCATTCAACCTGGTGGTCCCGAATGCCCAGGGCTCGAAGGCGTCGGTTGTAGTCCGATATAGCCTTCTTTAGCTGGATGACTTTAGGATCGTCCTTGAACTGGGTGTAACCTTTGAGCAGGCGTCGGTTGACTTCAATAACAATCGGTAAGGGGAGTTTCATCCGGAGAGGTCGGTACAGTCGTCTTGTGGCTTGGACAAGCATGAGTGTCTCATGATCGGGCGCTTGTTGAGTAACCGCAGTCAATGCTTCATTAATGGTTTCCAGCAATGATCCAACAGCGTTCCGCTTCGAGGTCCCACCGGCTCTGAACGCCTCGACTTGGTCCGGATGCACGTGAACGGGGTTACCGAACTCCACGACAGCGCGAGAACGGAACTTGTTCGGGTGAAAGTAATTCATGCCGCAGGGAATGATAGACAGGCCGCAGTTGGGGTCCTGAGCCAGAGCGCCTAATGCGATGATGGCGACGCCGGCCTTCAAGGGGAGCAAACTGGGTCGGTCATGGCTGCCACCTTCCGGAAAGATTCCGATACAGCCGCCTGCAATGAGTTCGCTATAAACAGCGTCGAACATTTCACGCTGGTCAATATGCGGGGCGACTTTGAAAGTGGTCCCCGTGCGCAACGCGTCGTACAGAGGGTGATCTTGGTCGAACTGTTTGAATGGCTTTCGAAGTCTCAATTCTTCCGGCCCGATAATCTGCGCAATGGCTTGCTGTTCCGGACTGGTCTTTCCCACCCTTGGGAGAATAATTGTGCCGCCTTCCATGAAGAGCTTATTCGTAAAATCGGTTCCTTTACCACGAACAAGGGTCGGATCATTGTCGGGATCCGGCAAATAGATCTTACCCTCGGCCGGTTTGACATTATCCTGGGCTCTCACAACCGGAAGGGCTCCCATGCATCCGGCCATTGTGCCGATATATGGCTCTCGCATGGACTTCTCGGCAATGAGGAAAGAGCTCCGACGATTGGCTGCGTGCTTCAGGATGCGCATCAACAGGATAGAGTCGACAAATTGATTGGCATGTGGAGCAGCCACGATGATCACCGGGCCGCGTCTGGGGATTCGCCAAGCTCCTCGGGAGTAAACCTCCCGGAAGAAAATGTCTAGACATAGAGTGAAGATCCAGATGCCCAAGTCATAGAGCCATGGAATCATATATCTTCGCGCCATGATCGCGACTACGTTTGGCCCGCCCGCTGGAATGGCAGGCGCTCGGTGGCCAAAACAGCTGTGAAAGACAACCTAACTCTTGGAGGGTGACATACACCACGGAGTCAGAGTAGCCAATACAGAGATGTTGTGTAAGCGAGAATATAGGAAGTATGTATGTGTGACGCGACGGACGTTTGGTGGGAATCGATAATAATCCTGATCTGGGAGTCGCGGAACCGAAATTCTCCGCAAAGCTTAGCGGCTTTTGTTTATGGCTGACTCAGCCGTGTGATGTCAGGTTGCAAACCAAGCAAACATTCTGGAGGTGGAATTGGCCTCCATTAACTTAGCCCTCGAAAACACATTGAGAGTTTTACAGTAAGTGCtaatcaatatcaatatcggTAACTTCAAAGAATCACCCCAATGTAGGTATTGACAGAGAGACGGCTGAATCCTTGATTCCTTGGTCCTCGCTAGCCGCGTAGTGTCTCATCATCAAGGTCAACCAAGGAATCTCATTCAGAGTCATGGCTGATCAGGAAAAGGACACTATTCATTACCTTGAACTGGTGTATATCAATGACTAGGATAGCATGGTTACTCTGTGTCTCGCAAGGCTGCGTAGCGCTGAGCATAGTCCTACACTGTTCTATTAATAACCTGGTGATCCCGGCATGGAAGGGCCAGTTTGCAATGACGCCAGACCACTGAGCAAATACTACTACAAACTACTTAAAGAAGTATGTTAGTCCTAGTCACAAGACTGCTATAGGGGTATTGGTATACAGGTCAATACATCTATCACTGCCCCGATCTCTGGGGTTAGAAATGACACGTATGTCAGGCCCCCCAAAAACACGAGCTGTAGGCATATAGCTAAATTTTGGTCGACTAACTGCTGTCGATCTCCTGTACGTGCTAAACTCAGAAGTCAATCTGATCTACCAATGACGCAGGAGAAAGCCACCGTAATGCCACCGTCCCACTGTAACCTATGCTACCCAGGCCGAAGTATAAAGTGATAGGATATCAAGGTGTACAAGCTTGCGACTAATGTAATCGTTGTGCTACGGCTAGAgttaaaagtaaaaaagataaaCCGTATCAGTAGCTTGTAAAAATCGTGCTAAGCGCAGATCCCGATCGAATCTTGAGAAGATCTATGTTTAATAAGAGATTTAACGTGGAGGATAATCATCTAATACAATTTTTCTAATACGATTCAATAGTGTACGGCTAGAGTAAATCTGCTTCGGGTGTGTCATTTAGTGGGTTACTACTCTACCCCTTGCATCAATTATATTTCCAAGCGGTGCACTAGTATTAATCAATTGGCGGACACCTCGAGCTCCATGTAGTATACGCAGCATGCACCTAGCCGTGCGGTCCTATTTGAGAACCTTTGACTTGTGCCTTCATGATGCCTACATTAGATGGTATGTACATCCAAGTTAGAGACAAAGTGCTCGAAATTCGAATGACGACTTTTGAAATCTTAAGTCGTGGTCTGGTAACGTATGTTGAAACCGAGGTATGGCTCTATGCAGTATGACCTGTTATACAGCCTTCGTACACGTAACAGGGCGCCCAACAAACATGGGATAGTAAATCCATGAAAGACGCCACTGTTTCTGTGACTTGTCTAGTTTTGGATGTGGGGCCAAAGCCAAAGAGCTTTTGACTGCCTTAAGCATCAATGTTTCTCGTATCTGCAGTCAGGATTCAATCCTATGTCAGCTTTTAGTATATCGTCGAGTCTCCGCAGTTACATCCAGTTCCTCGTCGGCATGAAAATCCTACGAGGTAAGATACCTAGCCCACGCCGAGTGGCATGGTGAAAGTAACATATCTGAGACATGTCCCACCCCGAGTCCACTAGATAAACGAAGATATGGGATGATTGGATGCCACTGATGCGGACTGGGATAGACGACAAAACAGACCATGAGTCAACCCTAGACAGCTTTATTGGGAAATGCACGAAGACGTGAGCTTTAACCTCAGCAGTATTTCAAGTGGGGGTAAAGGAGAGCACATCCACGGCTATAAATAGATGGCTTCGGTCCGCACGTCGAGAAATAGTAACCTGTTTCACTCATCGATCAATTAAGTCCATTGAAACCAACTATCCAATACAATGCAGCTTCTTCCAGCCTTTATCGCTGCTCTCACCCTGAGCTCCGGAGTTCTTGCCCAAGGCTGGCATGGATGTGCCGGAGGCTTCGAAGTGAGGATCACTTCTGCATACTTCTACCTAATGCACGGAAATTGCTGACCATGTGGTGTAGTGTCATGGCGACGAGGAATGCCGTAATCAGCCAGACTGCCAGCAGCTAGCCCACCATGTAAGCCTCCCTCTGGACTTCGTATTTTTGAGACATTCGGCATCAACTGACTCACCTTCCTCATAAGAATCCCGACAAGATTCATTGCGGTCAAGCGAACCATCCTTACGCTTGTTGGGCGGTAAGAATCTGCTTCTGATACAGACGTGTGACTTATGAGGCTAATATATGAACGTTTCTGCAGTATACAAACTGATGACGAGGGTTGCCATGCGGACACATTCATGTTCAATGATAAGACATGAACAGACCACCCAGCTGGAAGTCGCTAAGAGAGGTGAAGAGAAGACTGATGTATCTTACGAACTGTAGTTATCTGGCCTCTTCATGTGTGGCTTTTTGATTCCAATGTCTAATTTGTTGCTTTTATGGGTTCTTGTGATGTCATGTGCGTAGCATGTTAGAAATGGGAGGCTTGGAGCTTCATTAGAAAGGTGTACATTGCACTGACCGCACGATACCCGTCATTTCGCTGCTCACACCATGAAATAGAGATAATGGATCACGTATAAGCATATTTGCTAGGGATCTAGTGTACTCGGAGAGGTTTAAGGAAACTATAACCGCATCTCGATGGGGTCACTTCTACGTATAGACCAATGGGAAGGTGAGGTGTATGGAGTAAATGCACAGAGAAGATAGGCTACATTCATACAAGCCTTTATTCGCGCATATACGGATACATCCTGTCTTTTAGCATATAGAACTGATCTACATGGTGGCATTTTAGAAAGAATTGACTGGACTCCAAGATAACCAAGATAATTGACTAAGAAACTTGATTTAAAGTTTGAAAAGTAATATCAAATATCTCAAATAGCAGATGAGTTTTACTGGCATGTAGAAATGTCTAGTCCCAAGCTGGGAGAACCTGTCATGCGTGGTGGGTGTGCTGCTCCTGAACACCTCGTGTGAATGATTATGACGTTCTGCTAAAGTATATTACCTGTAAGGCCTATATCCGGACTGCGCCAGAACTCATCCAACTTTGGTTAATAACACGCAGAAAGGGCACTCGGCCATAGCTGCTTTTCATTTTCGCAACTGATGATACTGAGCATGTCGCGGTGGATCCCGATTTCATAATATCTTCGTCTCTGATCTCGACGATTTCATTCCCGTATTTCCTAGAGTAATTTGCGATAGTTGAATCAGCGGTGTCGTTGTCAGCAAAAAATAAGTAGAGTAGTGGAGTCCATATATGTCTTTGAATGCCTTTTCCAACAGatcctttccctcttccttaCTGTCAATGTCGTCTCCCTCGGATATTCGTACCATGGGGCATCGTTTCGTCGCTGTTTTGACAACGAAAAGTAGCTTCGCCGACAACTAAGAGTGGCATTTCTGAATGCTAGAAATGGGTGAGATTTCTGAAGAGGATGAGTAGACAGTTGAGTTGAATAAGTGTAATGAGTTGAAGTAAGTGAGAAATCAAATGAAGTGAGAGAGCCAGTTAACCTAGGGTTGTGGGGATCACTACAAGTCTGCCTGAGGTATCCATATACTTCCGCACTGAATACGCAAATACGACAGCCGAGGATCCCCACAGGGTTGCAATTGGCCAACCAACGCCCTGACTGGAGACTGTTATAAAAGCATGGCCCACGTATTCGTACACGCGAGGGGAGTGGCTGCACGGCACGGGTCAGGGGGCCTATTTTCGGCAGACGATTTAAAGATTAGTGAAAGTATGTCCATGAATGAATATCGTATCCGAATACGATTCGTATAGGGGGGCAGTGACATAAAAGATGGAGGTCCCGTCCTCTGGCGGTTCCCAGAGTGACAGGTGCATAAAAACTTCTATTTCACCTGTTTTATATCAATATGGCTACTTTATCCGGTAAAACCTGCCTTGTTACTGGAGGAGCCGGCGGGCTGGGCAAAGCTATCGCCACGAAGTTTCTCGAGGCTGGAGCCAACGTGGTGATTTGTGACATCAACGACGATCGACTTCAAGAAACCTCTGCAGAACTTTCAGTGAAAGGCACGTTGAAAGCAGTCAATGCCGATATTACCTCCGCCTCTGCAGTGCAGGATCTGTTCGACACAATCGTTTCCGAGTTTGGAAAAGTGGATATACTGATAAACAATGCTGGGATCATGGACCGTTTTGACCCTGTTGGGGACTTGGATGAGGAACTGTGGGATCGCGTCATGGCCGTCAATTTGACGGCACCTTTTCTTCTGAGCAGACTAGCTGTTCGCAATATGCTTGAACAGCCAAACCCAAATGGTTATATCATGAATGTTGTCTCGTTGGCGGGCAAAGCTGGTTGGACAGCAGGTATCTAACCTTTACCATAACACGACTCGTCTTGTGAGACTAACGAATAATTAGGTGCCGCATACACCGCGAGTAAGCAtggattggttggtttgACCAAGAATACAGCCGCATTCTACGGAAACAAGGGTATTCGGTGCAATGCCCTCATGATAGGTGGCATGGACACCAATATCACCGAGGCATTCATGAGAGGTGTCAATgaagagggaaaggacaAGGTGGTAGGTATTATGGGGGCCGTGCGGTCCCCCCTATGTGACATAGATGAGGTTGCGGAAGTGTGTGTCTCTATGACATGCGGCAAGGGGAGCAGGCTAATCAATGGTGCCTGTATCCCGATTGACCATGGGTTTTCTGGTACGGTCGGGTAGACATCACAGGGCTAgtctcctttttttttttttcactaTTTACTGCGCGCAAAATGGGCACTGACTTTAACGAGCTGGCACGTTAAACTGTGcctctctatatatataacccAATCAAAGACATTGGAATCTATCCTATGAAATGGTACCAGATGTAGACATGCTATGTATGCTATATGTTCTCAGATTCTACCAGACACGGTCTCCTGCAATATCCAGGACTATAAGTACCATGGCTTCGAGTATATCTGTCAGGATATTGAGATTGTACAAAGAATCCGCCGGGTGTTAGAATTGGCTATCGTTATGTCAGTTGATGCCTTCTGGCTGCTCTTTCTATTCTAAGCAGGACACAATACCTTCGGACGTAGATGGTCTCGTTAATGTTTAATAAGTTGCTGAAAGACCGATTTGAATATACTTCAAACATTGTTTCTTGGACCACTTCAGAGACTAAGCTTAGATCTATTTCAAACACTATTTTGCACATATAGTGGCCCAAAGGATGCGGGCAGGGTAAGCAACTAAAGATGGGAACCCGGAGGAGAAATAAAATGATTGAAGAGAATCGAATAGAAGGGATAGCATTGAGGCAGCTACTGAACGGCGGACTAGGTGTCTGTATCACTCATTCCAATCTTCGCTGGCGGAAGTCGATCTTTGAACTGTTCTTCCATCCTTCTCGATAAGCAGAAGAGTCTCGAGAGACCACATGGCGTGACTTCCTCATTTTCAGCTTGATATTGCGCTCCTTGAGGTAGTCGTCCACAACCTGCACCGATATAACGCGAAATCGGACCAACTACATCTCAGATACCCAAGGAAAGCCTGACAAGAGCTCACTCTTCACAGATGAAGGATTCTCGATCGAGGATTCCTGCTTTATTAAAGCGGCAGGGGTACTATTAAAGCCAAGAGTTTCGAGAGGCTCTCTTTTAATAATCTTGTCGATGTTATCATCCACATCACCTGTAAGATCGATCACATTCTCGTCATATTCATCAAAGTCTGCCATTCCCTCTCCGCTATTCAAGTTTCCATGTTCGCGCGAATCCAAAGAGCTGAAAGGCTGGTCAGACATGTCATTTATATCTAGGAACCCAGGCCCTTCGTCTTGGGACTCGTCATCTGATTCAGCAGGGTCAACCGCCAACGAAGGCATGTTACGGAGCCTTTCAAGTTCACGCTCACGTTCCATGGCCTCCTCCCGTTCTTTAGCGGCAATCATGTCGAGCTCTTTCTTTATTGCCATCGCGAgttcaattttcttctcccgATTGGCCATGGCGACGAGACCATCAGCAACCCCAATGCGGTAGCTGAACGTGGACGAACCGCCCTTATATGAGCATGCCCAGTCCAAGATCTTATTGTGCGCCATCTTAAAGGCTCCTGCCGCCGTGACTGTATTTTCCGCGATACCAAAGAAAGACCAATGAACGCTTGTTCTGTGATCTGTTGAAAAGTACTGGCAACCGAAAATTATAGACATGGCACGTGCCAACTTGTTCACAAAGGTCTCCGTCATAACTCATGCAGTTTGGTCCTTGACGTTGGTTATCACCACCACGCTTCTTCCTACATATTATGCTTTGCTTCCATCATCACTGTTGGCCACTAAATCAGCCTAGGAAACATTGTACTGGGCCATTAGCTtctagagaaaaaaaagggcgGCATTGGCTTCCGTCTCTGTGGTTATCTCATGGCGAGCTTTTCTTAGGCAATTCTCGATTCTACCAAGGACCTCTTTATCCACAGTTTCAGGTGTATCTTTTGTTTTAACCTGAGCGGTCTTCACCACGGTTGCCTTCTGTAAAGGTTGTCTCTGTCGTTTTGGAGCCATCTGGGTGGGACTGCGAGGGAAGGGCCTTGGCTTTCTGAAGAAATATTTCTCTGGATAAAGGAGACACTGATTTCATAGCAATTGGCAAGTGAAGTGATCCTGTCATTTAGTACCCATGGCTGCCTGTTAGCGACCCCTGGTCAACCGAGGTTGAGATGTGCGCGAGTCATGTAGAATGCCTGCGCCGCAATGGTGATCGTCGTTTGAGTGGTGGTCGGGGTTGAACAGCTTCCCTATCGGCGATGGCGCGGGTGTTTAGGAATTTTAGTGTTAAGAATTGGATAAGAGTTCTCTCCACTGAAATCGACCCGGATGGCTTTTCCGATTCTCTGATCAACACTACAGGGTGGTGAATCACAATGATCAACACGGTGGCTGTGTCAAGCATGCTAGATAGTCGTAGGAGTTGAAATCCGATAAATCCATTCTAGTATCTTAGCCCAAGCAAAATTGATTACATATAGTATCtcataaatactatatttgaAGACTTTAGGAATGTTGATCTGCAGAATTCGGCATATGCAATCCTACCATATAGGAATTATAGAAGCCACATTACTTATAACGAGGCTGTAACTAATGGGGTTTGCGGTCTATTGCAATTTCTCACTAAAACCTTGGCATAGGATGATTAAATTGTATTTGCCCGGATGTTCTAGGCCGTTCTCAGTCTGAGAATCAGCCTCGCCTATGAATTCCATACTCCGAATCTAAATGTCAATAGGCTCGCTCCGTCGCCGACCCGGATGTAGGACGTAATCCTATAGGATCGAAGGATTTGACTCACCTGTCACTCCACACGCTGAGCAGGTTTGAGGAGGCTGAAATGCGCACCATGCATAAACCAAGAAAGGTCACGCGGGAGATAACATAAATCCAGAAATTGTTTGATTGATGCTAGTGGAACTTGGCTCGAGTGTTAGCTTAGCCATCTCCTTCCACGTCGTCAGCAGGTTGGATCAGGCGACACACAGCATGTTGCTTCCTGTATCCGGACTCTGTCTACCCTAACCTGACTTCTTACCATTTATAAGAGTACTCCTCCCCAAGTGTTCCTCACAATACGTCTCTACTCATATGGCTTAACATACCTACTCATTGGTAACTCCAGACAATCGCCCTTCTGACGTGTGCTCCTCTGAAGTGTCTATAAGGCACAGGTCCAGGTATAtctttcatctccatctcacCAAGTCACTTCGTGTTTCATAGATAGACCCAGTCGCTAAGTGAAACGTCACTTGACTAGGTTGCCCGATAAACAAGCACTGAAAccctcctttccttcccgATACTGCCAAAGAACCCTCTACCAGTATGTGCATCAAGTACAACTGTGGACATGCCAAGTACTGTGAGCCTTTCTGTCCAAAGGTCGTACCTGTCGATTGCCGATGTCCTAGCTGCGGAGGTCCTTTTAACATAAGACACCaacaagatgatgaaggaagCCTCTAGGGTTTATGCAGTATTGACAGAGAGTGGGGAATTAGCGAAAGATCGTGGACAGTGGAGATACTTTTATCCAGATGGTGAAGGAATTCTGCCGAGTGAAATGATTTACAGAGTTCACAGTCTTTTACAGTGCAAACACTTCGTTGTTTCCAATTCCTTTGTAGTATTTGGTATTCTATAAGCATTTACTAGGACCGTACCTACGTTCTTAAACGCATCAAATCAACTATATTGCTTGGACTGGAGAGGTTAGTTGTATACTGGTTGAAAGGTCCTGTGCTTTCCGACGTATCAGATAATATTACCATGGGATGATGAAACTGAGGTCTAGTTTAGTGCTGCATTCTTGACTAATGAGTCTACTATTCAATTTGTTGAAAGAAATACATGTTTATGTCCATCATTGTATATCAGCGAGGACCAGTGTCGCGATTCCTGGGCCGTTAGGGTATTGAGGAATATCAGCCCACTTCCAAAAATGTGTTGAATTCTCATCAGGACACAAAGCAATAGGCGTATTCCCGTTAAGAAGCATGATAGGGAATCCTAAGGTGGCATAACTCAGGTCATCCTAACTTTCCACTGCGCAACCATCTCATTCATACGGTCGTTCTTCATGAGGAGAGGAATCCCATCTCCTTCCAAGCCCTGATGTAGCCCCTGGCTACTTCGTCACTCACCGGTCCCAAAGCACGCATAGTAGCGGAATGCTCTTGGGCTTTCGTCGTATCCAGAACCAGCCCACCACAGGACAACCGCTCGAAATTCTGTTCTAGGAAGTCCGCTAATCTGCCAGCTGGGTTCTCTATCTCTGGCTTGGACGAGTGGGCAACAATGCCCAGCCACTCTTTGAACGGCACCGATTGACTCGCCGGAATGTCTAGCGCGTCCGTCAGAACGGACGATATCTCTTCCCATGGGCGGCCGACTGGGTCGTCAATGTGATAGATAGGATAAGGGTCCGGCGCCGTCTCTTCGTCTCCGATGTATAACAGATCGACGAGGATCGCCGCGACGGCATCGACAGGGATCCACCGTACGGTGCCGCGGAAGTTGGGCCAGACGCCAAGCGACTGCGCTGACTTGACGATGAAGGGAACCTGTTCAACTGAGTTCCAGACCCCGCTCCTAGACGAACCTGCAATCTGTGCGGGCCGAACAGCCATGGCTCGGAACAGCGTAGGGTGCTTATGTAGCGTCTCGTCTAGCATGCGCTCGCATACCCATTTGGCCTCGCCATATCCCGGGGGTAAGACAGAATCCATATGGACACGATCTTCTGACACAAGCGGCTCTTTTGCATGTCCAACAACGCTAAGGGAGCTAACCATCTGGAAGCCGACCCGACGGTGGACAGCCATATCACGGGCGAGGTCAAGTAGGTTCCGCATGGTCTGGAACTGCGGTGCAAAAGCAGATATGGGTCGTGAGCCGCTCAGAGGCCACGCGCTGTGCACGATGTGCGAGCCGTGCTGCGTAAGCCACTCGTACTCGGAAGCCTCGAGACCCAGCTGCGGCTGGGATGTGTCGGTCGACAGGATGCGCAACTTGGAGCGGGCTTCAGGTGTAAGTGTGATGCCGCGACTGGAGAAAGCTTCGTCTTGGCGGGTTTCCACTGGTGTGGGACGAGGTCGGTTGATACAGACGACCGTCGCGACTGAGGGATGTGAGGCGAGAGCAGCAACGACGTGTACACCAAGGCTTCCGGTGGCGCCtgtgacgatgacgacggcATCATTGGAATCCGCGATGGCTTCACTGGTATACGCCGGTTGCGCAGGAGTCCATCCTGCCGTGTATTTCGCTACGTACTTCTCGGCCTCAGCCTCCCGCACCGCAGCATCTCTCTTCGTCAGCTCTTCAGAATGTACGTCCTTGATAGGAGGTAACTCGTCTTCCGATGTAGCAGTGTCTATCTCTGAGGCGGTTGTGGGCGTGGGGCTCCTGTCATCCTGGCTCGACTCACTcatatcgtcatcatcatctgtgaGTTCTATAGCACCACCTTCAGACAAAGCGCCCGCGACCAGAGTGACAATATGGCCCACGGTAGTGGCTGCTAGTAGCTCTGGCAAGTCTACCTTGCAGTGGAATGCCGAATTGATTTCGCGAAGCAGCTCAATGCCCATCAACGAGTCGATGCCAATGTCGGCCGTTTCCGAATCAAGAGTAATGGAATCAACCTCTGCGCCCACCACGCTCGCGAGCACTCTTTTGACCTCCACTGTGAGGTTGGACTTCGCTGGCTGGGATGATGGTCCCTTGGtctccttctgcttctcctgtGCCTTCTTCGGGCTGCTGCTCACGGCAACCTGAGGCGCTCTGGGTGTGGGCTTTGCTACTGCCGCACCGCTCTTGTTCAGATTCAAGGCCCACTCGTCCACAGTGAGGTTCATCAGGAGTCTCTTCATCGAGTCAATGCTCATACGCGTATACTGCAGCCCCAAGATAACCTCGACGAGCTCTCCATTGGCGGGATTGAAGACGAACGCATCTGCCATGTAGACTCTGGCCGAGACCTGCGAGTGTCGCGCATACACATGCCAGATATCTTGAGTCTGTCCTGGCTGTAAAATGCCCCGTGGGGAGCGCATAACGAGCTCAACGTCGCTTCCGATGTGTATTTCACCGGGCTTCGAATCTGACATGCAGTTTAAGAAGAGACCAGAGACCTGCTTGAACGAATCATGAAGAGCGATATCGAGGTAGCTCTCGCCAGCGTGTCGACGATGCACTCGTCCCGCACACTCGTTTTTCTTACCAACAACGGCGTGCACGGCGTTGTACTGATCCGAGTACTCGATGAACTCGGACCAGGCCTTATACACCTGGCGGCCTTGCAGGACGTCGACGTCAGGTCCACCCTGCTCGGCCAACACCCTTGCGCATTGCTCATAGGGGACAAGACGTTCAAAGCGGGCAAATTGGGAGATAAAGGCAGGATCATTGGGCGAGCGCATATGGAGACGTCCGTGGAGATGTCTTCTGGGCAGAGTGCCTTCGGCGCTGGTGCTCGAGATGTTCAGCTGCCAAAGCGTATGCTCCGCATCGAGAGCCTCATAATCGATCCAAACCTTCCGGGATGAGTCAACGCAAATCGGCGTGGGAATGTTGGCCTCAATCATCGTAGGTATCATGCCCTGTTCCTTCCAGTCCGGATGAATACTGAACAGGGCCTCGACAGCCATGTCCGACTGGACCGTTCCGGATAGCACGGGCGCTGTGTGGGCGAAGATGTGACCAGAAACGAGCTTCTTGAACTTGTCAGATATTATATTCACGCGGAAGCGCGGGTGCTTGGTGTCGTTGTTCTGGTAGCCGACGAACTCCCACAGCGGCATGCTCTTGGAATCGCTCACGGGTGCGCGTTGAGTCATGCCTGCTACCAGGTCAGACGCAGACTTGTAGTCCATCCAATGACGTGCCTTCTCGAACTGATACGGCGGCAAAAGGATGTGTGTATAGTCCTTGGTCTGCAGAGTGTGATGCGCCCAAAAGGCGACTCGCAGACCTTGCTCCCAGAGCGAGACGGTGGCATCGGTGAGACCGTCGAGGCCCTTCTCATTGGTCACACTGACAGATTCAAAGTGCTGCGATTTGCTAACCTGCCCAGCAAGCGCACGTCTCGCCATGACGGTTATGGTCGAACTCGAGCCTGCCTCAAGGAAGATAGCGGACGGGTACTTTTTGGCGAGACGTTGTATAGcatgggagaagaagacggggTTGCGCATGTGGTTCGGGACAAACTTAGGGGTCAGCGGGCCAGCAAAGGCTGTCTCGGTAGCCCGTTCCAGAGGGATTGAGGGCTCATGGAACTCGAGCTGTTTGCCGACGTCCTCGAGACGGTCAATGAGCGGATCAACGAGGGACGAGTGGAAAGCGTTGGTAACATTGAGCCTCTTACTCCTAACCGCCGAGAACTTATCGCCGTTGGAGATGGCC
This DNA window, taken from Aspergillus flavus chromosome 5, complete sequence, encodes the following:
- a CDS encoding putative glycerol-3-phosphate O-acyltransferase; the encoded protein is MARRYMIPWLYDLGIWIFTLCLDIFFREVYSRGAWRIPRRGPVIIVAAPHANQFVDSILLMRILKHAANRRSSFLIAEKSMREPYIGTMAGCMGALPVVRAQDNVKPAEGKIYLPDPDNDPTLVRGKGTDFTNKLFMEGGTIILPRVGKTSPEQQAIAQIIGPEELRLRKPFKQFDQDHPLYDALRTGTTFKVAPHIDQREMFDAVYSELIAGGCIGIFPEGGSHDRPSLLPLKAGVAIIALGALAQDPNCGLSIIPCGMNYFHPNKFRSRAVVEFGNPVHVHPDQVEAFRAGGTSKRNAVGSLLETINEALTAVTQQAPDHETLMLVQATRRLYRPLRMKLPLPIVIEVNRRLLKGYTQFKDDPKVIQLKKAISDYNRRLRALGIRDHQVEWGDVKHRPWWIVFCTLLYRVGELLTLAVGTLPSVALFWPVFVTAKVISVKKQRAALAGSVVKLEGRDVVGTWKILVAMGLAPALYTWYTLVVTTWLHYCRHEGHYCAVSPWWTNPRTYVPDSIPLWLFSVFFFGLMISVSFAGLRIGEIGMDVLKSLPPLLVALNPISANSLAKLREERQALSTKVVDTIDTFAPEIFPDFEHEKLVPHGYPHDDTYQSRLKSMPPSEPESRNTSKTRGSRSRSRSAGFLQDTLLKPLTIGSKDDLGEVNRRIRDSMKERGRERVRAQYDSDADAVLVDGSGGSDSGDAVEEKKTR
- a CDS encoding putative short chain dehydrogenase/oxidoreductase; amino-acid sequence: MATLSGKTCLVTGGAGGLGKAIATKFLEAGANVVICDINDDRLQETSAELSVKGTLKAVNADITSASAVQDLFDTIVSEFGKVDILINNAGIMDRFDPVGDLDEELWDRVMAVNLTAPFLLSRLAVRNMLEQPNPNGYIMNVVSLAGKAGWTAGAAYTASKHGLVGLTKNTAAFYGNKGIRCNALMIGGMDTNITEAFMRGVNEEGKDKVVGIMGAVRSPLCDIDEVAEVCVSMTCGKGSRLINGACIPIDHGFSGTVG